In Micropterus dolomieu isolate WLL.071019.BEF.003 ecotype Adirondacks linkage group LG09, ASM2129224v1, whole genome shotgun sequence, the DNA window TTTTAGTCCTCTTTCCTCCAAGAAGGTCTCCTTCCTACAGGACAAAGACACTTTAGCACTATTAATGAAATGGTAAATTAAGAAATTTAGTTAAGGCAAAGCCTTTTACAAATTTACCATTTGTTCAAGTGGAGCCCGTTAGCTATTAGCAGAACAGTTAACGTGAATGGATGTGTGTATTAATTGTAGGTCCATGCTGGGGAGGATTTCAGCTCAGTCTTACAGCTTTGACCAGAGCTTTTACCCATACAACAGTGACAAGTTTGCACTGGTAAAGTATTACAATTCAGtctgaaattacagtaaaaccacaacCACGTAGCCTGAAAGGGCAGACTGGAAAACTGAAAGTGATACTCTTAAGTAATTCTTAATCCCATTGTGGTTGTAATTACTGGTAAATACTGGCTGTCTGTTTTAGAACAGTGTCTTCATGTGTTCAACCATATTTGAATGCTCTTGATTTCACTCTGTAGTGTTTCTTCAGAGATCCTTATGTGGCATCCAGCTTGTCCAGAAAGATGAAGCCTGGGGCCTGTGTGCCTCTTGGTATGTCATGTCTCCCAGAAAGCCTTTCATCAGTGATAGAAGGAAACTGATCTCATCTGCTGGACAATATTTGCACtcaagtctatttttgacttctgtatgtgtttttgttgcagACAAGCCAGTGGTGTCAGTTGATGTGGAGCCGGTGCCGTGCACTAAGGTCTCCATGGAGTTGTTTGACCCAATCTACTCTTGTGGGATCCTGAGGCCCTCTGGACATATAGTTAAATGCTTTCATGATGTCCACCCCGACTATGATGAACTCAGACaggtcactctctcttttctcacCTACATGTCTGTCTTCatctatcttttttttaacatggaGTTCCAAGTCTACATTCCTCTGTTCCTCCAGATGTTGCAGGAAGAGGACTCTGAGCACTACTACGTGGTTGGGAAAGAGGAGCGAAGAGAGTTTCTGTTTCGCCTCTTCAAGCATCTGTGTTTCGGAGGAGAGCTCTGTCAGTACGAAGACACCATTGATCCTTACATTAGCGCCACAAAGCACATCTACAAAGACCTGATCAGGTCAGTTATTGATCAGGCTTTCCCACATCTCCGTTATCAGATACGTCATGATCTAATAATGACATTGTAATTCTGCCTTTTACTATATAGTGTTCAGAAGGATCCAGAGACAAAGAAGATCAGTGTTGTCTCCACAGTCCTCAAAGTGTGTGCCTATGTAAGTGACCGATTGAATGTCTCTTTGTGCCACATATGTTTGCATGTACACCAGTATGTGGATGGTATTagagaaaaatacataaattgcGTTGTCACTTCTAATTGGCTGATGATTCAAAGCCACTGAAAGATACCTGATAAATGCAATTAATGGAAACATTTATGAAGTAAATTTGTGCTCATATTAATACAGTTCACAAACAGCGTTACTTTATTTAACATGTAAGACTTTTAATAGTGTGGTGCCACCACACTATTAATAATCATCACAGCTTACTGCTTTGAAGATGCTCTCTTTGAAGAGATTGCAACATCACCGACTCTGCAGCCAATACACTGCCAAGCAGGATGTTATTAACAGTGGAACAGATGCAGTTTTTCTTCACACAGACGAGATGCTTGCTTGAATTTTCCTTATAATTTACACACATTGTATTATTATGTCCTCTGTAGGATGAGTCTGGGCAATGTTACCCCGGACgacaagaggaggagcagaCGTTTGCCTACTTAATTGTCGACCCCTTCAAACGACACGTGACTTTGTTCTGCCACTGCTATGGTGTGGGAAACTTTACGCTGTGATAGTGAAGAAGTGGAAATGGTCCTGGTGGACATGTCTATGTGCAAACACGTTCACTCTGCAGTCAGTCAATTTGATTAAAATCATTCACATGAAGAGCACACCAGAAAACACTTGCTGTGTACCCAATAAATTAAAGGAGaaggaattattatttttgttctaTTAAAGTatgtcaataaaaatgtttttaaacggCCTTAAATGACTTTGTTTGCCTTCATGGGAGAAGCCTCTTGTTGGATTTCTCATAGTCTACTAGTAATGTAAATAGTTAATATTCTGCTTTGGCTAAATGTTAGTAAACTCAACAATGCAATGAACCAGTTGAACATAAGATCATGATTTTGGTCCATGTTTCACTTTTAAACTTACctaaataataatttgcatattaactctttattattttacaaacatTAATTCCTTGGGTATGttcaaatattatttaaaaaacattttgaattttgCCACGTGATTTCAACTCTTGCAATAAAAGCCTATCATTCTGCAAAAGTCAAAGTTTATTGATTGGAATCGTTTGGACAAAAAAGAGAGACCAAAATCAATGTACAGTCCAAAGAGCTTTAttgaacaaataaattaataagttagtcaattgagctaatgttatcCTCAGCAGATACACATTTTGTATCTCTTTAAAAGATCTAAGAGTTGTGCATtagattataaaataaaatatgtgccATATTTCATCAACCAGTAGCTACATCAATTGGAATTGGAAGACTTTGTTGGCTTAGCATTTTGTTTATTGCTTTGATCAGTTTCATGTTAACAGCTATCAACAGTTCCAATACCTACAAGAGCAGTTAAAGGGCAACGAGCTGGAATGTAAAATGGCAGCAAGTCAGTGAATTAATGGATGGTAGGGCACTATGAAGAAGAACAtggtgaaaaagagaaaaaagaacatGCAGATTGAGTCATGCATAGCATTCAGTCAGTTAGACAATCAGTTACTGTTTCTCATATTGGGTTTCTAGactagcgccccctagtggccTCAGAGGTAGTTGTGTGGAAGCCATATTTCTCTATGTGACATGCTTATGAAACGACACATGCCTGCAGAGTTTCCTGTGATGGTACAAATGTCCATGCCTCCAGCCTCCAGATCTGACTGGTGTTAAAATACAGTGAGGGTGTCGATGGGAGGAGGTCCCAGTAGTTACAGTGATATGCTAAATGTACAGTAATATTCTCAGAAAATTTCAAAGGTTTGCAGCACCCTAAACCCTAAAATTACACGTACAGAATTTTGATGGTGATGCTTTAGTTGGATCAATGTTTGGcaaaaagcaagaaagaaataaagaaaagagcATGGTTATCCTCATATGACACCCCTATGAAACACTGTTCTCTTAAAAGCAGCATTAATATTTAAGTTTGAGACAGAAAGCCGTACCATATCAGTTACAGAACGAGGACATAGAAGGCACAGGTCATTTCCTTTCATTTCTTGACTCAAAACTATACAGGAGACATcattaagttttttttcatcTAACACTGGGGCCACCACTAACGACAACAACATGCAATACAGTGGTCTCGCATACGTCTTCATGAAGCTCAATATTCCAGGTGATAATTTAGGCAAAAGAATAAAGCTACCTACCATTTCTCTATGAAAGTATGATGAACAGCGAGCTCTGGAGTGCCAAAGAATTCGTCGTGGCAACAAGAGCATCAGATTATAAATGGATCTAAATAGACCGAGCAATGAAGTACCTTCACTGTGAAGTCTGTGCTTGGCTTGAATGGAAAAGTGGAGCACCTGAGTCAACTGGCTTGACTGGACCAAATAAATGAATCACTTGAAGGGAGAGAACTGTTTTCACTGGCCAAATACAGTATGGTGAATGTTGTGTTAGTTGAAGCTGGCAGCAATTATctgatgacatttttaaaaatatatacatatacagctCTGCGAGTCGCGAGTGTGAACCTGATCAGCTGTGTGTAGTTACGGTTGTGTCATCCATGATTTAGAAATGCTCCATTTATTTAAAGATCGTATCTAACTACATAAAATATGTTAACTTAAATCCTACATTCACTTTAACTACCAAAATCATAAATTTGCCATTATAGGTTACACAAAATCAAGTGCATGAACAATAAGTACAGTaaagaaatcaaaacaaaaagacaaaattgtacaGTCAAAAACGTGTTATACTTAACAAGTGCCAAAGTATTTAAGTAAAGGAATTGctttcactgtgtgtctgtgcgtgtgtgcttgtatgtgtgtgcatttgtgcactCTCCAGTTTTGTTCCCGAGCACAGAGCATTCACTGTGCGTCAAACACCTCTAAGAAAGAACCAGAAAAGACAACAGAGAGTAAAGAGGACTGGCAATAATAGTCTGTTTGTAGTGAAGCTGTAAGGCTGGAACCATTTCCTAAGACACGTGCATTCATGAGGATAATGGCCTGGAATTCATGCGTTAGACCCGGACGCCTTACAGGTTGTTCATTGTTTAAAACTGGCCAAAAAGTCTTATACCCCACAGCTGCTGACTGCAGGAGCACATAGCATCTGATGAGTGTAACAGTGAGAATTATCCTCCTGTAAGGAAGGTAGTAGTATTACTGACTTCCTGACATGGTAAACCTGACCTGTGAGTGGATGAGGAGCCGGGCAGTAAATGTGACATAACTGTCTTAATTCAGACTGAGGATCAGTGAGGTTTATCTGCGGGACTGGTCTGAGGAACATGCATATCAGGAGGGGCGGGCTGCAAGACAGAGCGGTTAAAAGGGCATGTTAAGAACACAAAGACAGGTTACCAAAATACTGAAGGAGCTACATTAGCCTTtgaaacactgcaaaaaaagGGAGTTTGGACCTGTGAAAGGACATGTTGGCTCCAATAAATCCTAAATAATTAGGAACACTCCTCACTTGAATGCCAGCCAAACAGGGAATACTGTCTAgggtatttgttgtttttttttgcaaatggGCTTGTTGGAGACATAACTTCTTAGGGAGGGAATGgagatgaaaacaaacaacaatgtaAAGTACACATCAGTCACTCCAACACATTCTTCCATTTCATATGACAAGTCTGTGATTCACTGTGAAGGTTTGGTGCTTTGGCGAGGTGGCTGTCAGCCCAGTCTGCCAGTCCAGGTGCGAGGGAGCAGATTATTTCTGCTCTTTTAGTGCGTGTTTGTTATGTCTGGTGGTGTGACTGCAAAATAATTTGCAGGTGGGACTCACTACATTCATCACAGTATCAAGAACTGTAATGCTACACTAAGGAACAGATGACATGGCACTTGCAGCACTGTCTCAACTGAATCATCAAAGTCTCAGTCAGTTGATTCAAGCAGCCAAGAAATAAAAGAAGATGATGATggggtaaaaaagaaaagattctTCCAAAGATTTAGAAAAATTCAATGCTTAAAGTCACAAGATTATCCACAGTTGGAGCTGT includes these proteins:
- the cfap300 gene encoding cilia- and flagella-associated protein 300 isoform X2; this translates as MLGRISAQSYSFDQSFYPYNSDKFALCFFRDPYVASSLSRKMKPGACVPLDKPVVSVDVEPVPCTKVSMELFDPIYSCGILRPSGHIVKCFHDVHPDYDELRQMLQEEDSEHYYVVGKEERREFLFRLFKHLCFGGELCQYEDTIDPYISATKHIYKDLISVQKDPETKKISVVSTVLKVCAYDESGQCYPGRQEEEQTFAYLIVDPFKRHVTLFCHCYGVGNFTL
- the cfap300 gene encoding cilia- and flagella-associated protein 300 isoform X1; this translates as MAGEKCEFEQTFSFSPLSSKKVSFLQDKDTLALLMKWSMLGRISAQSYSFDQSFYPYNSDKFALCFFRDPYVASSLSRKMKPGACVPLDKPVVSVDVEPVPCTKVSMELFDPIYSCGILRPSGHIVKCFHDVHPDYDELRQMLQEEDSEHYYVVGKEERREFLFRLFKHLCFGGELCQYEDTIDPYISATKHIYKDLISVQKDPETKKISVVSTVLKVCAYDESGQCYPGRQEEEQTFAYLIVDPFKRHVTLFCHCYGVGNFTL